The Sulfuricurvum sp. genome contains a region encoding:
- a CDS encoding restriction endonuclease subunit S, protein MAKKENSLPKGWKNVRLGDFVHSAKGKKPKNHSKELTQLCKIPYIDIDAFDRNNINSYTDGIGCVECKDTDFLMVWDGSRSGYVGKGMNGALGSTLVRLDFKDVFDKYAYYFLQSKYQLLNTRAKGSGTPHVDPHLLWNFELLIPPLEIQHRIVEKIEILFSELDNSIRNLKAAKAQLKRYRQSVLKSAFEGKLTAAWREANADKLETVGTLMERIKAERETAYASKSRKPKEILPLTADEIAGLPELPKGWKWTRIANAGLVQLGRQRSPKDHFGDHMRPYLRVANVFENRINIDDVLEMNFTPEEFKTYKLEYGDILLNEGQSLELIGRPAMFKNEMENVCFQNTLVRFKSYVGIESKYCLYLFLHYFHHQQFQKIASWTTSIAHLGAGRFAQLGFPLSSTEEQHQIVNEIESRLSEADVMERTIDESLIKAEKMRQSILKKAFEGKLVLQDKPVVESTIQVKQLSSTDLHAGIIALTMKLHEGTPHQNKLNHVKCEKIAHLCEALVGIELGRTPVQDAAGPDDYPHLKKVEHRANMVGWFHVCEESIGHTYEKGRNFNALVESVRISLGLKLAEVEKLLQIILPMDLVRAEIFATTYAAWNNLLMDGKQPDHNEIVQSAREEWSSRKMNIDRERFYKAIEWMTKVGIVPMGQGKYVKPMKVKK, encoded by the coding sequence ATGGCGAAAAAAGAAAATAGTTTACCCAAAGGCTGGAAAAATGTACGGCTTGGAGATTTTGTTCATTCAGCTAAAGGTAAAAAGCCGAAAAATCATTCTAAAGAATTAACACAACTCTGTAAGATCCCGTATATCGATATTGATGCTTTTGATCGGAATAATATTAATAGCTACACCGATGGTATTGGATGTGTAGAGTGCAAAGATACTGACTTTCTAATGGTATGGGATGGCTCTCGATCTGGGTATGTCGGTAAAGGTATGAATGGAGCGTTAGGCAGTACGCTTGTACGTCTTGATTTTAAAGATGTATTTGACAAATATGCCTATTATTTCTTACAGTCAAAATATCAATTACTAAATACTCGTGCCAAGGGATCAGGGACTCCGCATGTTGATCCGCATTTACTATGGAATTTTGAATTATTGATTCCACCTTTGGAAATTCAACACCGCATAGTCGAAAAAATCGAAATCCTTTTCAGTGAACTCGATAACAGTATCAGGAATCTCAAAGCGGCGAAAGCTCAGTTGAAGCGCTACCGCCAAAGTGTTCTAAAATCGGCGTTTGAGGGGAAACTTACCGCTGCATGGCGTGAAGCTAATGCTGATAAACTGGAAACGGTTGGAACGCTGATGGAGCGGATCAAAGCGGAGCGCGAAACAGCGTATGCGTCAAAATCAAGAAAGCCAAAAGAAATTTTGCCGCTCACTGCTGATGAGATTGCTGGTTTACCGGAGTTGCCAAAGGGATGGAAATGGACAAGAATTGCGAATGCAGGCTTGGTACAACTGGGTCGTCAAAGGAGTCCAAAGGATCATTTTGGAGACCATATGCGTCCATATCTAAGAGTTGCAAATGTATTTGAAAATAGAATAAATATTGATGATGTTTTAGAAATGAACTTTACACCAGAAGAATTTAAGACCTATAAATTAGAATATGGTGATATCTTGCTTAATGAAGGACAAAGTTTAGAACTCATTGGTAGGCCTGCTATGTTTAAAAATGAGATGGAGAATGTTTGTTTTCAAAATACATTAGTTAGATTTAAATCTTATGTTGGAATTGAGTCAAAATATTGTTTATATCTTTTTTTACATTATTTTCATCATCAACAATTTCAGAAAATAGCTTCATGGACTACGAGTATTGCACATTTAGGGGCTGGACGATTTGCTCAACTTGGATTTCCATTGTCATCAACTGAAGAACAGCATCAAATCGTCAATGAAATCGAATCCCGCCTCAGCGAAGCCGATGTGATGGAACGAACCATCGATGAGTCTCTGATCAAAGCGGAGAAGATGCGCCAGAGTATTTTGAAAAAAGCGTTTGAGGGGAAACTCGTATTGCAAGATAAACCTGTTGTAGAGTCTACAATACAAGTGAAACAACTCTCTTCGACCGATCTCCATGCAGGGATTATTGCCCTAACGATGAAACTGCACGAGGGGACTCCTCATCAAAATAAACTTAATCATGTGAAATGTGAAAAAATAGCACATTTGTGCGAAGCATTGGTCGGTATCGAGCTAGGGCGTACTCCGGTACAGGATGCCGCCGGCCCGGATGACTATCCACATCTGAAAAAAGTAGAGCATCGTGCCAATATGGTAGGATGGTTCCATGTGTGTGAAGAGTCTATAGGTCACACTTACGAAAAAGGTAGAAATTTTAACGCTTTGGTCGAATCGGTGCGAATATCTCTGGGATTAAAGCTTGCAGAGGTCGAAAAACTGCTTCAAATTATTCTACCGATGGATTTAGTAAGGGCTGAGATTTTTGCTACAACATATGCCGCATGGAATAACCTTTTGATGGATGGAAAACAGCCCGATCATAATGAGATAGTGCAAAGTGCGAGAGAAGAATGGTCATCCCGAAAAATGAATATTGATCGTGAGCGCTTTTATAAAGCAATTGAATGGATGACTAAAGTAGGAATTGTTCCAATGGGACAAGGAAAATATGTAAAACCGATGAAAGTGAAAAAGTAA
- a CDS encoding DUF6037 family protein, whose product MSFAFKNWKTFRTQMQREGITVAKFEFVYYQCQFGMIYSLEQNVFWVAKRGTQSAFPIYLDWYHASVILDNEPYRQLAVCKDEVFDLTKPYNPFDFLKKLDEHIGTHPTLQRATAADFHSVARNAISDEDKIYFQRFMPHAPGTRHVTGANIAKVRKILGNTIAEFCKENNVSVAFTDQPSEKSFAMIENPKKVLEEQDED is encoded by the coding sequence ATGAGCTTTGCATTTAAAAACTGGAAGACCTTTCGTACACAGATGCAGCGAGAAGGGATCACCGTCGCAAAATTTGAATTCGTGTATTATCAATGTCAATTTGGGATGATCTACAGCTTGGAACAAAATGTATTTTGGGTAGCAAAAAGAGGAACTCAGAGCGCATTTCCGATCTATTTGGATTGGTATCACGCTTCCGTTATTTTAGACAACGAACCTTATCGACAATTAGCAGTCTGCAAAGACGAAGTTTTTGATCTGACCAAGCCTTATAACCCTTTTGATTTTTTGAAAAAGCTTGATGAACATATCGGTACACATCCAACATTGCAAAGAGCTACGGCGGCTGATTTTCACTCAGTTGCCCGTAACGCTATCTCTGATGAAGATAAAATTTACTTTCAGCGCTTTATGCCTCATGCTCCGGGGACAAGACACGTTACGGGAGCAAATATCGCCAAAGTAAGAAAAATTTTGGGAAATACTATCGCGGAATTTTGTAAAGAAAATAATGTAAGTGTAGCATTTACGGATCAGCCGAGCGAAAAATCGTTTGCGATGATCGAAAATCCTAAAAAAGTGTTGGAAGAACAAGATGAAGACTAA
- a CDS encoding class I SAM-dependent DNA methyltransferase: protein MSSAAIISKIWNFASVLRDDGVSYGDYLEQITYLLFLKMADEYSKPPYKRNVGIPAGYGWNDLVDLRGAELESHYLITLRELSIQSGMLGQIFTKSQNKIQDPAKLYKLIDLIDKEKWVMMGTDVKGDIYEGLLEKNAEDTKSGAGQYFTPRALIRTMVEAVRPKPLKSIADPACGTGGFFLAAYDFLDAKGLDKDEREFLKHSTFYGNEIVANTRRLALMNMFLHNIGEIDGESMIAGTDALIASPSKRVDYVLANPPFGKKSSMTFTNEEGEQEKDELTYNREDFWTTTSNKQLNFVQHIYTMLKADGQAAIVLPDNVLFEGGAGETIRKKLLEKTDFHTILRLPTGIFYANGVKANVIFFDNKPTRKEPWTKEVWIYDYRTNIHHTKKKNPMKFEDLSNFLECYKSGKREDRIETYSAENPDGRWRKYGYEEIVARDKTSLDILWLKDDALSDLDNLSEPDVLAIDIIENIEAALLSFREVVSELQ from the coding sequence ATGAGTTCAGCGGCAATTATCAGTAAAATTTGGAATTTCGCCAGTGTATTACGTGACGATGGAGTAAGCTACGGCGATTATCTCGAACAAATCACCTATCTACTTTTTTTAAAAATGGCGGATGAATATAGCAAGCCTCCGTATAAACGCAATGTCGGTATTCCTGCAGGATATGGATGGAATGATCTCGTTGATTTACGCGGGGCAGAGCTGGAAAGTCATTATCTTATTACACTCAGAGAATTATCGATCCAAAGCGGTATGCTAGGGCAGATTTTTACTAAATCCCAAAACAAGATCCAAGACCCTGCAAAGCTTTATAAGCTTATCGATTTGATCGATAAAGAGAAATGGGTCATGATGGGGACGGATGTCAAAGGGGACATTTATGAGGGGTTGCTGGAGAAAAATGCCGAAGATACCAAAAGCGGTGCAGGGCAGTATTTTACTCCGCGTGCTCTGATTCGTACAATGGTCGAGGCAGTTCGTCCTAAACCTCTAAAATCGATCGCCGATCCCGCTTGTGGAACAGGAGGATTTTTCCTTGCGGCGTATGATTTTCTAGATGCTAAAGGACTCGACAAAGATGAGCGAGAGTTTCTGAAGCATTCGACTTTTTACGGTAATGAAATTGTTGCTAATACCCGTCGTTTAGCGCTCATGAATATGTTTCTCCATAATATCGGGGAGATCGACGGCGAATCGATGATCGCGGGGACGGATGCATTGATCGCTTCTCCTTCCAAGCGGGTTGATTATGTACTAGCGAATCCTCCATTCGGTAAGAAAAGCTCGATGACGTTTACGAATGAAGAGGGTGAACAAGAAAAAGACGAACTTACTTACAATCGTGAAGATTTTTGGACAACAACATCGAACAAACAACTAAATTTCGTACAGCACATCTATACAATGCTCAAAGCCGACGGTCAAGCAGCAATAGTATTACCGGATAACGTTCTTTTTGAAGGTGGTGCAGGGGAGACGATTCGTAAAAAGCTGCTAGAAAAGACCGACTTTCATACGATTCTGAGACTTCCAACGGGGATTTTTTACGCCAATGGAGTCAAAGCAAATGTAATCTTTTTTGATAATAAGCCGACGCGTAAAGAGCCGTGGACAAAAGAGGTATGGATTTACGATTACCGTACCAATATTCATCACACCAAAAAGAAAAATCCGATGAAATTTGAAGATTTGAGTAACTTTTTAGAGTGTTATAAATCAGGCAAACGAGAAGATCGGATTGAAACTTACAGTGCAGAAAATCCAGATGGACGATGGCGTAAATATGGCTATGAAGAGATAGTTGCTCGGGACAAGACGAGTTTAGACATCCTATGGCTTAAAGACGATGCACTTTCTGATTTGGATAATTTATCAGAACCGGATGTATTGGCGATTGATATTATCGAAAATATTGAGGCCGCATTACTCTCATTTCGAGAAGTTGTTAGTGAATTACAGTAA
- a CDS encoding helix-turn-helix domain-containing protein, producing MKKRDEKIKLGYTTIMHDPRIRFELSNNDYCVADAIYHLSHNPESSVYGWCYASREKLGKFFGLSRQSVITIIKKLQNKGLIEINQDTNHLRTTQLWYSEFVMFELRKRSL from the coding sequence ATGAAAAAACGTGATGAAAAAATCAAACTTGGATACACAACAATTATGCATGATCCACGAATACGCTTCGAACTTTCCAATAACGATTATTGCGTTGCCGATGCTATTTATCATCTGAGCCATAATCCAGAAAGTTCTGTATATGGATGGTGCTATGCGAGCCGGGAAAAACTTGGAAAGTTTTTTGGTTTATCCCGTCAATCAGTGATAACCATCATAAAAAAGCTCCAAAACAAGGGGTTGATTGAAATCAACCAAGATACTAATCACCTTCGAACAACACAGCTTTGGTATTCGGAATTCGTTATGTTCGAACTGCGAAAACGCAGCCTGTAA
- a CDS encoding PcfJ domain-containing protein — translation MKLLDDLPSGIGEMNWYVYKPLSDCIGHLFRNHPSNFIVHAYRCSCGTTQIIIHQEKRQTYQCSSCGNDRFHDYTLISTFDKELLINLPYAPIIEYGYGRYSAQLYLNLPVTIDLTQEKIVFEKQKIYEVQIDIQGNSSFDYRYRPTQFVQNKLSRELIRHIWNERKSILYNWESVEFDDAAPFRQRVIVETLLRYYNIFDAEFFFWNYRDNDRIRNLLSSSNNLQNALLQLSGNHPKSVKRSLFRRYQLQRYYDDSFDPLLPYIVIHLFRDPNHICTILDDLKTTLTFEEARISHTLFLTEQDLKRYKEQEHQQDRIRDPFNFLLDFFLFLRKHYSEKECMHYIKNISTQTEYWRDTCRMYIESTFFIKELFTKSKLTIRDLHDEFIHCTHLDHLCTNVIFNYEPLFQKAQGNVAEYIFKLPQSAFELKEWAVTLHNCMTSYANAIHLRQTTIYGIFFEDRLLYGIEIANGVIVQMNGYKNHPVTDTIRTMVERWAATAFGNKST, via the coding sequence ATGAAATTATTAGACGATCTTCCCAGTGGGATAGGGGAAATGAACTGGTATGTTTATAAGCCTCTTAGCGATTGCATCGGGCATTTATTTCGCAACCACCCCTCTAATTTTATCGTCCATGCTTATAGATGCTCATGTGGAACCACCCAAATCATCATCCATCAGGAGAAGCGGCAAACCTATCAATGCTCTTCCTGCGGAAATGATAGGTTTCATGATTACACCCTCATCTCAACGTTCGATAAAGAGCTGTTAATCAACCTCCCCTACGCGCCTATTATCGAATACGGTTATGGCCGCTACAGCGCACAGCTCTATCTCAATCTACCTGTGACGATTGATTTGACCCAAGAAAAAATAGTATTTGAAAAACAAAAAATCTATGAAGTCCAAATCGATATTCAGGGCAATAGCAGTTTTGACTACCGATACCGTCCAACCCAGTTTGTCCAAAACAAACTCTCACGAGAGTTAATACGTCATATATGGAATGAGCGTAAATCTATCCTTTATAACTGGGAGAGTGTAGAATTCGACGACGCGGCACCGTTTCGCCAAAGAGTGATTGTAGAGACTTTATTGCGCTATTACAACATCTTTGATGCCGAGTTTTTCTTTTGGAACTATAGAGACAACGATAGAATCCGAAACCTGCTATCATCTTCAAACAACCTGCAAAATGCCCTCCTGCAACTCAGTGGGAATCACCCCAAGAGTGTCAAACGCTCACTATTTCGCCGCTATCAGCTCCAACGCTACTATGATGATAGTTTCGATCCATTACTCCCCTATATCGTGATACATCTCTTTCGTGATCCCAATCATATATGCACCATTTTAGATGACCTTAAAACAACCCTAACGTTCGAAGAGGCTAGGATTTCCCATACCCTCTTTTTAACCGAGCAAGATCTCAAACGCTACAAAGAGCAAGAGCATCAGCAAGATCGCATCCGAGACCCTTTTAATTTTTTGCTCGATTTTTTCCTCTTTTTGCGTAAACACTACAGTGAAAAAGAGTGTATGCACTACATAAAAAACATCTCCACACAAACTGAATACTGGAGAGACACATGCAGAATGTACATCGAATCGACCTTTTTTATCAAAGAGCTCTTTACCAAAAGCAAACTCACGATCCGTGATCTCCATGATGAATTTATCCACTGCACCCATTTGGATCATCTCTGCACCAATGTAATCTTTAACTATGAACCGCTCTTTCAAAAAGCTCAGGGTAATGTAGCCGAGTATATTTTCAAACTCCCTCAATCTGCTTTTGAGCTCAAAGAGTGGGCAGTGACGCTACACAACTGTATGACCTCCTATGCCAACGCGATTCATCTCAGACAAACGACGATTTATGGGATTTTTTTCGAAGATCGGCTGCTCTATGGGATAGAGATTGCCAACGGTGTTATCGTACAAATGAACGGGTACAAAAACCATCCGGTTACCGATACGATACGTACAATGGTAGAGCGATGGGCGGCAACAGCTTTTGGTAATAAATCTACGTGA
- a CDS encoding penicillin-binding transpeptidase domain-containing protein produces MFSLSLKPLSLTLLVTLSLIGYLYQPDVSLYSYAALMFVSFGAFWVVSRLESVTSIKLTLFTTAGLAVVLATTSFADSTGFFYSASEMILLLAVLVLGVVMGLFRLSWKWLVSIIVLLLFMLVYYVISAEYRMVRIETWFTYLLSDTLYFDPMIMISKMVLMALIGMIIVRIIHLLSHVENIYESKIVQGGIVFLAFGIVDLLSSTYVLGAQHTSIAFSLFSGGSLLPFALLLALMSSIEAGHHPLPAQSMKSKILLTLVVVLVSLTPLWVKIAPLNPNFALQCSDNITYMKSRYTFETALQPIVQKHAELLKSDGVYVEIIDPIKYERVASAKSVGSRASFMGDVGGAIAPIIMAIALENNVTAAKDTIDCHNGAFKVDENYTIRDLKPVGVIPLEDVLFYGSQIGISQISLKIPEDVLTKGLGRFGLSQFPEPSDRAKLLYSLGYGIQNMDTLHLLMAYNQFLDSKSRAISTKTADTIQSVLRKKYMANSKMMGEDIPTLRIGGYEGVVRMKNGNNEYETDKFQTTYIGFVDNANKRYIIGIAVANSRLPSEPNQAGEGVFREVVAMMQKNGYL; encoded by the coding sequence ATGTTTTCACTCTCACTAAAACCTCTCTCCCTAACCCTATTAGTCACGCTCTCTCTCATCGGATACCTCTATCAGCCCGATGTTTCACTCTATAGCTATGCCGCTCTCATGTTTGTCTCTTTCGGGGCGTTTTGGGTGGTGAGTCGGTTGGAGAGTGTTACCAGTATCAAACTTACCCTCTTCACGACGGCAGGGTTGGCGGTGGTGTTGGCTACTACGTCGTTCGCGGATAGCACGGGATTTTTTTACTCTGCTTCTGAGATGATATTGCTCTTGGCCGTGTTGGTGCTGGGTGTGGTGATGGGGCTATTTCGGTTATCATGGAAATGGCTCGTTTCGATAATCGTTCTGCTTCTATTTATGTTAGTTTATTATGTCATTTCGGCTGAATATCGGATGGTTCGTATCGAAACATGGTTTACCTATCTCCTCAGCGATACACTCTATTTTGATCCGATGATTATGATCTCAAAAATGGTGTTAATGGCGTTGATCGGAATGATCATAGTGCGTATCATCCATCTGTTAAGCCATGTGGAAAACATCTATGAATCTAAAATCGTGCAAGGGGGGATTGTATTTTTAGCGTTTGGGATTGTCGATCTCTTGAGCAGTACGTATGTGCTGGGTGCACAACACACCTCTATAGCGTTTTCCCTCTTTAGCGGTGGGTCGCTTCTGCCTTTTGCGTTGTTACTGGCTCTTATGAGCTCTATCGAGGCTGGACACCATCCGCTACCTGCACAATCGATGAAGAGCAAAATCCTCCTCACCTTGGTTGTAGTACTGGTAAGTCTCACACCATTATGGGTAAAAATCGCCCCTTTAAATCCTAACTTCGCCCTTCAATGTAGTGATAACATCACCTATATGAAATCGAGATACACGTTTGAAACCGCTCTGCAGCCTATCGTACAAAAACACGCCGAATTGCTCAAATCTGATGGGGTATATGTCGAGATTATCGATCCGATCAAATATGAGCGGGTAGCGTCCGCTAAGTCTGTCGGATCGAGGGCATCGTTTATGGGAGATGTGGGGGGTGCTATCGCTCCGATCATCATGGCTATCGCACTGGAAAACAACGTCACCGCAGCAAAAGATACCATCGACTGTCACAACGGAGCATTCAAAGTGGATGAGAACTATACGATCCGCGACCTCAAACCTGTAGGGGTAATACCGCTAGAGGATGTGTTGTTTTACGGTTCACAAATCGGTATCAGTCAAATTTCCCTCAAAATCCCTGAGGATGTTTTGACAAAAGGGTTGGGTAGATTCGGACTGAGCCAATTTCCAGAGCCAAGCGATAGAGCAAAACTCCTCTATTCACTCGGATACGGTATTCAAAATATGGATACCCTTCATCTACTAATGGCATACAACCAATTTCTCGATTCAAAAAGTCGTGCCATCTCGACAAAAACAGCGGATACGATCCAGAGTGTGTTGAGAAAAAAATACATGGCGAACAGCAAAATGATGGGAGAGGATATCCCCACCCTACGAATCGGCGGATATGAGGGGGTAGTACGGATGAAAAACGGCAATAACGAATACGAGACAGACAAATTTCAGACCACCTATATCGGGTTTGTGGATAACGCGAATAAGCGCTACATCATAGGGATTGCGGTCGCAAACTCACGACTCCCTAGCGAACCAAACCAAGCGGGAGAGGGTGTATTTCGTGAGGTCGTAGCGATGATGCAAAAAAACGGGTATCTCTAA
- a CDS encoding DUF1566 domain-containing protein — protein sequence MSDYLNKMNGQSQDHDMYQEAEQQGNLEGYETYLKKYPNGMWAKEARQNISTLKAKKQKENEEYARQQKIYRQQKDKEDNEKLVFRIVIVGIVVILLYASGIFTTKEEVSPAVEEAPVAVEEAPAVDAAAVSEDAPAAESETPTNLQEYWYDVSEHECTNGEAQMTQGVCEPNWYETGRICSAAGARLPSIDELRNVVTECGGVIGDYVNNKKDPAYQKCYKNKGFADDLYWSSTSISGSTDDVLIVYFGMGKVANLSKGNSALLRCVRARQ from the coding sequence ATGTCAGATTATTTAAACAAAATGAACGGTCAAAGCCAAGACCATGATATGTATCAAGAGGCAGAGCAGCAAGGTAATTTAGAAGGCTATGAGACATATCTGAAAAAATATCCTAATGGGATGTGGGCGAAGGAAGCACGACAAAATATCAGCACTCTAAAAGCTAAAAAACAAAAAGAAAATGAAGAGTATGCAAGACAACAAAAGATATATCGACAACAAAAGGATAAAGAGGACAATGAGAAGCTTGTCTTTAGAATAGTTATTGTTGGAATAGTTGTGATATTGCTATATGCCTCAGGGATATTTACTACCAAAGAAGAAGTTTCGCCGGCAGTGGAAGAAGCACCAGTAGCAGTGGAAGAAGCACCAGCAGTAGACGCTGCTGCTGTATCAGAAGATGCTCCAGCAGCTGAATCAGAAACGCCAACAAACTTACAAGAGTATTGGTATGATGTTTCTGAACATGAGTGTACCAATGGTGAGGCACAGATGACTCAAGGTGTATGTGAGCCAAATTGGTATGAAACAGGGCGTATCTGTAGCGCAGCAGGAGCTAGACTACCAAGCATCGATGAACTGAGAAATGTAGTTACAGAGTGTGGTGGAGTGATAGGTGACTATGTTAACAACAAAAAGGACCCTGCCTACCAGAAGTGTTATAAAAATAAAGGGTTTGCTGACGATTTATATTGGAGTTCGACTTCGATTTCAGGCAGTACGGACGATGTGTTGATTGTGTATTTCGGCATGGGCAAGGTGGCCAACCTCAGTAAGGGTAATAGTGCTTTACTTAGGTGTGTTAGAGCAAGACAGTAA
- a CDS encoding FtsK/SpoIIIE domain-containing protein — protein MKKEIIIGKFKDFDENAVVGFDFDKSLIAVYEGQNFQASATVLENIVLQLVTSLPPFGTKITLYENMPSHSFSYLKILCNDQNNIGKQLFTPNEINHFLGEINTEIAKRYAQFANVNVKTIEQNNQTARIPLPYHFIVISDLTSLVNQNGQMIQILRNIFETGANAGVFMILNHDHGSANRLNLNEQSQKNFYTLLSDVVSNLQGFNFLANVIPFNNHPEYQKFILKYGYKPVFKDGFAKTLKDNILEQIKVNEEKAPNKDFIKTKFGESGGRDIFFAMGAATHTYHAMISGTNGSGKTSMVQNLLCTICENYSPKDINLLLLDFGGATFHPYQGIAHIPYVFYEPSDTEKAKRTLEYIGYELERRKKLFVAAGIKHGITVDSLDKYKKYEQKSLPRLIIIIDEFGTLMEKRELINYTEKNINLIAREGRKHGMHLVLITQSFRTVAIPADVKGNASMRLALRANTSNDATAILDQGNDMAYNIRNFQAVLNNDGGRSHANIIVDLDFIDEEYLIERQKNLKTKYKKEVLSEVEHYLNNADASINPSNTYTSQNSWR, from the coding sequence ATGAAAAAAGAGATAATAATAGGGAAATTTAAAGATTTTGATGAAAATGCTGTTGTTGGATTTGATTTTGACAAGTCGCTGATAGCGGTGTATGAAGGCCAGAATTTTCAAGCTTCTGCCACTGTTTTGGAAAATATTGTATTGCAACTTGTGACATCATTGCCACCATTTGGGACGAAAATTACACTGTACGAAAATATGCCAAGCCATAGTTTTTCTTATCTTAAGATTTTGTGCAACGATCAAAACAACATCGGTAAACAGTTGTTCACCCCAAATGAAATCAATCATTTTTTAGGAGAAATTAATACAGAAATCGCAAAAAGATATGCTCAATTTGCAAATGTAAACGTCAAAACTATAGAACAAAACAATCAAACAGCTAGAATTCCACTCCCTTATCATTTTATTGTTATCTCTGATTTGACTTCTTTGGTCAATCAAAATGGACAAATGATACAAATTCTTAGAAATATCTTTGAAACAGGAGCAAATGCAGGTGTGTTTATGATACTCAATCACGACCATGGCAGTGCAAACAGGCTTAATCTCAATGAACAGAGTCAAAAAAACTTTTATACCCTTTTGAGTGATGTCGTTTCAAATCTGCAGGGATTTAATTTTTTGGCAAATGTTATCCCTTTTAACAATCATCCAGAATATCAAAAATTTATCCTGAAGTATGGGTATAAGCCAGTCTTTAAAGATGGTTTTGCCAAAACTTTAAAAGATAATATTTTAGAACAAATAAAAGTCAACGAAGAAAAAGCTCCAAATAAAGACTTTATCAAGACAAAATTTGGCGAGTCTGGTGGTAGAGATATATTTTTTGCGATGGGTGCAGCAACTCATACATATCATGCAATGATTTCAGGGACAAACGGAAGCGGTAAAACATCTATGGTACAAAATCTACTTTGTACCATTTGCGAAAATTATTCACCAAAGGATATAAATTTGCTTTTGCTTGATTTTGGAGGGGCTACATTTCATCCATATCAGGGTATCGCTCATATCCCGTATGTGTTTTATGAACCATCAGATACAGAAAAAGCAAAACGAACTTTAGAATATATCGGCTACGAACTGGAGAGAAGAAAAAAACTTTTTGTTGCTGCAGGGATTAAACACGGCATTACAGTAGATAGTTTGGATAAATATAAAAAATACGAACAAAAATCTTTACCTCGACTTATTATTATCATAGATGAATTTGGTACATTGATGGAAAAAAGAGAATTGATTAATTATACAGAAAAGAATATCAATCTAATAGCACGGGAAGGGAGAAAACATGGTATGCATTTGGTTCTTATCACCCAAAGCTTTCGTACGGTTGCCATTCCAGCTGATGTCAAAGGCAATGCAAGTATGCGGTTAGCTTTGAGAGCAAATACTTCAAACGATGCCACAGCTATACTTGACCAAGGAAACGATATGGCATACAATATTAGAAATTTTCAAGCCGTTCTAAACAATGACGGTGGAAGAAGTCATGCAAATATCATTGTGGATTTAGATTTCATAGATGAGGAATATCTCATAGAAAGACAAAAAAATCTTAAGACAAAATACAAAAAAGAGGTATTATCAGAGGTAGAACATTATTTAAATAATGCAGATGCTTCCATAAATCCTTCAAATACTTACACCTCACAAAATAGCTGGAGATGA